Proteins from a genomic interval of Sphingobacteriales bacterium:
- the kdsB gene encoding 3-deoxy-manno-octulosonate cytidylyltransferase, producing MKKKVVAIIPARYQSSRFPGKPLIDIGGQSMISRVYRQAKRSPLLAEVVVATDDVRILEHLQAENCKAVMTGEHISGTNRCAEALSLLNDEYDMVVNIQGDEPFFQVPQIAEILAAFDDENTAASIATLIRPRQNPADWHSPHVVKALVGTMGNALYFSRRPLPYVVANGGTAPVENAGFYQHIGIYAFKTEVLRQVVQLAPAPLSQAESLEQLTWLENGYPIKCCITHYDNIAIDTPEDLLKIRHLL from the coding sequence ATGAAAAAAAAAGTTGTAGCTATTATTCCGGCGCGTTATCAGTCGAGCCGCTTTCCGGGCAAACCCCTGATTGACATCGGCGGGCAAAGCATGATTAGCCGCGTGTATCGGCAAGCCAAACGCTCCCCTTTGTTGGCGGAGGTCGTGGTGGCTACCGACGATGTGCGTATTTTGGAGCATTTGCAAGCCGAAAACTGCAAAGCTGTAATGACCGGCGAGCATATTTCGGGTACCAATCGCTGTGCGGAGGCATTGAGCCTGCTGAACGACGAATACGATATGGTGGTGAATATTCAGGGTGATGAGCCTTTTTTCCAAGTGCCGCAAATAGCGGAAATTCTTGCTGCCTTTGACGATGAAAACACCGCCGCGTCTATAGCCACTTTAATCAGACCTCGCCAAAATCCGGCAGACTGGCACTCGCCGCATGTGGTAAAAGCACTCGTAGGCACTATGGGCAACGCGCTCTATTTCAGCCGCCGCCCTCTGCCTTATGTGGTAGCCAATGGAGGCACTGCACCTGTAGAAAATGCAGGTTTTTATCAGCATATCGGCATTTACGCTTTCAAAACGGAGGTGCTGCGCCAAGTGGTACAATTAGCCCCCGCGCCCTTGTCGCAAGCCGAGTCGCTGGAGCAACTCACCTGGCTCGAAAACGGCTATCCCATTAAGTGCTGCATCACC